Proteins from a genomic interval of Phlebotomus papatasi isolate M1 chromosome 3, Ppap_2.1, whole genome shotgun sequence:
- the LOC129805591 gene encoding glutamine-dependent NAD(+) synthetase isoform X1: MGRKVTVAVSTLNQWALDFQGNLSRILQSIVEAKEMGATYRTGPELEICGYSCEDHFLEPDTFLHSWEVLLELITSTFCQNILVDVGMPIQHRNVSYNCRVVFFNRKILLIRPKMQNCDDGCYRETRWFSMWKKAYTTEDFYLPRMISAVTGQQTVPIGDAVIATKDTCIGYEICEELWNPKSTHIDMSLSGVEIIVNSSGSYMQLRKAYVTTDLIRNATYKAGGAYLFSNLRGCDGQRVYFNGCSAVALNGEIIARGKQFSLQEVEITLATIDLEDIRSYRMALRSRSVLAASAPTYLRINVDFEMSSHNCMSIPTSVPLQWKYHSPEEEIALGPACWLWDYLRRSGQGGFFLPLSGGVDSSSTAAIVHSMCRLVVNSIEHGDIQVVHDVRKILGDPEYTPDNPHALCNRLLVTCYMGSENSSAETKQRASVLADQLGSYHLDINIDGAVSALIGVFTFVTGMTPKFRTEGGCPRQNLALQNIQARIRMVLAYLFAQLMLWVRNRPGGLLVLGSANVDEALRGYMTKYDCSSADINPIGGISKADLRKFLLYVRHQFNLPIIDEIVTAPPTAELEPLVSGQLAQTDEQDMGMTYAELSEYGRLRKQAYCGPFSMFCKLVATWGNACTPGEVAEKVKHFFRCYAINRHKMTVLTPSYHAESYSPDDNRFDHRPFLYRANWSWQFKAIDEELERILAHNVQNPNIPSSNPEQSRDSNQSTKQNISRKSSHRDSKHDSSTSLDNKHRSSHTKLNVNVMGKIRDRSGIPVNFKIPQEHSTPFTYLMNISTI, from the exons aTGGGAAGAAAAGTGACTGTTGCTGTTTCCACACTGAATCAATGGGCTTTGGACTTTCAGGGGAATCTCTCAAGGATTCTCCAATCGATTGTCGAGGCCAAGGAAATGGGGGCGACATATCGAACAGGGCCAGAACTTGAGATTTG TGGATACAGTTGCGAGGATCATTTCCTTGAACCAGATACTTTTCTTCATTCTTGGGAAGTTTTGCTGGAATTGATAACATCTACCTTCTGCCAGAATATTTTGGTAGATGTTGGAATGCCTATTCAACATAGAAATGTTTCGTACAATTGCCGTGTTGTGTTCTTCAATCGAAAAATCCTACTTATTAGGcctaaaatgcaaaattgcgaTGATGGATGCTATCGTGAAACACGTTGGTTTTCCATGTGGAAAAAAGCCTACACCACGGAAGATTTCTATTTGCCAAGGATGATTTCGGCGGTTACGGGACAACAAACAGTCCCTATTGGTGATGCTGTTATTGCCACAAAGGACACATGTATTGGCTATGAAATATGCGAGGAATTGTGGAATCCCAAGA GTACTCACATTGACATGTCCCTCTCGGGTGTGGAAATCATTGTGAACAGTTCAGGGAGTTACATGCAGCTTCGTAAGGCCTATGTGACAACGGACCTAATAAGGAATGCAACGTATAAAGCAGGAGGGGCTTATTTGTTCAGCAATTTGAGAGGGTGCGATGGTCAACGTGTTTACTTCAATGGATGCTCTGCTGTGGCGCTCAATGGGGAAATTATTGCGAGAGGAAAGCAATTTTCCCTTCAAGAAGTT GAAATAACTCTCGCTACAATTGATTTGGAGGACATCCGTTCATACAGAATGGCTCTTCGATCTCGAAGTGTCCTGGCAGCTTCAGCGCCTACTTATTTACGCATCAATGTGGACTTTGAGATGTCCAGTCACAACTGCATGAGCATCCCTACAAGTGTTCCTCTGCAGTGGAAATACCACTCTCCAGAAGAAGAGATTGCTCTGGGGCCAGCTTGTTGGCTCTGGGACTATCTTCGGAGATCTGGTCAGGGTGGATTCTTCCTGCCATTGAGTGGTGGTGTTGATTCAAGTAGCACTGCAGCGATTGTTCACTCAATGTGTCGCTTGGTTGTGAATTCCATTGAACATGGAGATATTCAGGTTGTGCACGATGTGAGGAAGATTTTGGGAGATCCTGAATACACACCTGACAATCCCCATGCCCTTTGCAATCGTCTCTTGGTCACTTGCTACATGGGCAGTGAGAATTCAAGTGCTGAGACAAAGCAGAGAGCTTCTGTTCTGGCAGATCAATTGGGCTCCTATCATCTCGATATTAACATTGATGGGGCTGTTAGTGCATTGATTGGGGTGTTTACCTTCGTGACTGGTATGACTCCCAAATTTCGGACTGAAGGTGGATGTCCGAGGCAGAATTTGGCTCTGCAGAACATTCAAGCGCGTATCCGAATGGTGTTGGCTTATCTCTTTGCTCAGTTGATGCTCTGGGTGAGGAATAGGCCAGGAGGACTTCTAGTACTGGGATCAGCCAATGTTGATGAGGCTCTGAGGGGGTATATGACCAAGTATGATTGCTCCAGTGCTGATATTAATCCCATTGGTGGAATCTCCAAAGCGGATCTCAGGAAATTTCTGCTCTACGTCCGACATCA ATTCAATCTGCCGATTATTGACGAGATAGTAACAGCTCCTCCAACAGCAGAGCTAGAGCCTCTTGTCAGTGGTCAATTGGCTCAAACGGATGAGCAGGATATGGGAATGACGTATGCAGAACTCAGTGAATATGGAAGATTGAGGAAGCAAGCTTACTGTGGCCCTTTTAGCATGTTCTGCAAACTGGTGGCCACTTGGGGCAATGCTTGCACTCCCGGCGAAGTTGCGGAAAAAGTAAAACACTTTTTCCGCTGCTATGCCATCAATCGTCACAAAATGACCGTTCTAACGCCTTCTTATCATGCTGAATCCTACAGTCCTGATGATAATCGCTTCGACCATCGGCCTTTTCTTTATCGCGCTAACTGGAGTTGGCAGTTCAAGGCAATTGACGAAGAG cTGGAAAGAATCCTGGCTCACAATGTACAAAATCCAAATATTCCATCGTCAAATCCTGAACAGAGTCGTGATAGTAATCAGAGCACCAAACAAAATATTAGTCGCAAATCTTCCCATCGTGATTCCAAACATGATTCTTCAACTTCTCTCGACAATAAACACCGATCCAGTCACACGAAACTCAATGTGAATGTGATGGGCAAAATTAGGGACCGAAGCGGAATTCCAGT
- the LOC129806691 gene encoding uncharacterized protein LOC129806691, which produces MSDGLHRKRPTRDNGQAVASTAGPGVGGHQSNGRGSGVTSGKHQELKSEAKRFQLDIIGVSSTKQRGSGTVDLEEGWQLFLSGVAPEMSAQAGVGILTSPRLSDRVCDVWTHSGRVMGIKIKLERSSLAVLQVYAPNASSEYPAFLDEVEEVLNKASSEADSVVLFGDFNAHVGVDSETWRGVIGKNGDKSENPNGKMLLDFCAIKGYSIMNTFFQHKEIHKYTWEDTKRGLKSIIDFVLVPGVDRRIVQDVRVFNSAELSTDHHLLFAKINLNEDPPALPKGKSKVLKCIRWESLKKKDVEEKFVKGIQERFEQIPQSPSDIEAEWACFQTAILASATEACGVKRINVTNNVKRSSWWGTPGVKEAVGEKKKAYKLYIQRKDSDSRDRYVEARKAAKLAVKAAREEAWKKFGEKLELDYRSANKTFWQTVRRLRGKKSNSIQGVTSKEGNLLTKEEEVLNRWKEYFSELLNPQQGTDDDVPRSKGREESSPSESEVLYAIRSYSTYLSSQTVPHYLIASMK; this is translated from the exons ATGTCGGACGGATTGCACCGGAAACGACCTACGCGAGACAATGGACAAGCTGTTGCTTCAACCGCTGGTCCCGGGGTCGGAGGGCACCAGAGTAACGGAAGAGGCTCTGGAGTGACATCAG GGAAGCACCAGGAGCTTAAGAGCGAAGCAAAAAGATTCCAATTAGATATAATTGGTGTTTCGTCTACTAAGCAAAGAGGTAGTGGAACTGTGGATCTTGAGGAAGGGTGGCAACTTTTCCTGTCTGGAGTGGCACCGGAAATGTCTGCACAGGCGGGTGTGGGGATACTCACAAGCCCTCGGCTGTCAGACAGGGTTTGTGATGTCTGGACACACAGTGGGAGAGTGATGGGTATCAAGATCAAACTTGAGAGATCTTCCCTGGCGGTGTTGCAGGTGTACGCACCGAACGCATCGTCAGAGTACCCAGCTTTCCTAGATGAAGTGGAGGAAGTCCTGAATAAGGCATCTTCTGAAGCGGATTCAGTTGTGTTGTTTGGGGATTTCAATGCCCATGTTGGTGTTGACTCTGAGACATGGAGGGGTGTGATTGGGAAGAACGGGGATAAGAGTGAGAACCCGAACGGTAAAATGTTGCTGGATTTCTGCGCAATCAAAGGTTATTCGATCATGAATACCTTTTTCCAGCACAAGGAGATTCATAAATACACCTGGGAAGACACAAAACGAGGACTTAAGTCAATAATTGACTTTGTCCTGGTTCCCGGTGTTGATAGAAGAATTGTCCAAGACGTTCGAGTTTTTAACAGTGCTGAACTGTCAACTGATCACCACCTgctctttgcaaaaattaaccTCAACGAAGATCCTCCCGCTCTACCTAAGGGTAAGAGCAAAGTGCTTAAATGCATTAGGTGGGAGAGTCTCAAGAAGAAAGACGTtgaggaaaaatttgtgaagggCATACAGGAAAGGTTTGAACAAATTCCACAGTCTCCTTCTGACATAGAGGCTGAATGGGCCTGCTTCCAAACAGCCATTTTGGCCTCGGCTACAGAAGCTTGTGGCGTTAAGCGCATTAATGTGACGAACAACGTGAAACGGTCATCTTGGTGGGGAACACCGGGAGTAAAAGAAGCCGTTGGAGAGAAAAAGAAGGCTTACAAGTTGTACATACAACGTAAGGATTCTGattctcgtgatcgttatgttgAGGCGCGAAAGGCTGCAAAGCTCGCAGTTAAAGCCGCTAGAGAGGAGGCGTGGAAAAAGTTCGGTGAAAAGCTGGAGCTTGACTATAGGTCGGCAAACAAAACTTTCTGGCAAACAGTCCGAAGACTCCGAGGGAAGAAGAGCAATTCCATCCAAGGAGTAACATCCAAGGAAgggaatcttctgaccaaagagGAAGAGGTTTTAAATCGCTGGAAAGAGTACTTCTCAGAATTGCTCAATCCTCAGCAAGGCACTGATGATGACGTACCCAGGAGTAAAGGCAGGGAGGAAAGTAGTCCTTCAGAGAGTGAAGTCCTGTATGCGATTA GAAGCTACTCGACTTATCTTTCATCTCAAACCGTTCCCCACTACCTGATTGCATCGATGAAAtag
- the LOC129805591 gene encoding glutamine-dependent NAD(+) synthetase isoform X2, with the protein MGRKVTVAVSTLNQWALDFQGNLSRILQSIVEAKEMGATYRTGPELEICGYSCEDHFLEPDTFLHSWEVLLELITSTFCQNILVDVGMPIQHRNVSYNCRVVFFNRKILLIRPKMQNCDDGCYRETRWFSMWKKAYTTEDFYLPRMISAVTGQQTVPIGDAVIATKDTCIGYEICEELWNPKSTHIDMSLSGVEIIVNSSGSYMQLRKAYVTTDLIRNATYKAGGAYLFSNLRGCDGQRVYFNGCSAVALNGEIIARGKQFSLQEVEITLATIDLEDIRSYRMALRSRSVLAASAPTYLRINVDFEMSSHNCMSIPTSVPLQWKYHSPEEEIALGPACWLWDYLRRSGQGGFFLPLSGGVDSSSTAAIVHSMCRLVVNSIEHGDIQVVHDVRKILGDPEYTPDNPHALCNRLLVTCYMGSENSSAETKQRASVLADQLGSYHLDINIDGAVSALIGVFTFVTGMTPKFRTEGGCPRQNLALQNIQARIRMVLAYLFAQLMLWVRNRPGGLLVLGSANVDEALRGYMTKYDCSSADINPIGGISKADLRKFLLYVRHQFNLPIIDEIVTAPPTAELEPLVSGQLAQTDEQDMGMTYAELSEYGRLRKQAYCGPFSMFCKLVATWGNACTPGEVAEKVKHFFRCYAINRHKMTVLTPSYHAESYSPDDNRFDHRPFLYRANWSWQFKAIDEELERILAHNVQNPNIPSSNPEQSRDSNQSTKQNISRKSSHRDSKHDSSTSLDNKHRSSHTKLNVNVMGKIRDRSGIPVDMLQKSTQNI; encoded by the exons aTGGGAAGAAAAGTGACTGTTGCTGTTTCCACACTGAATCAATGGGCTTTGGACTTTCAGGGGAATCTCTCAAGGATTCTCCAATCGATTGTCGAGGCCAAGGAAATGGGGGCGACATATCGAACAGGGCCAGAACTTGAGATTTG TGGATACAGTTGCGAGGATCATTTCCTTGAACCAGATACTTTTCTTCATTCTTGGGAAGTTTTGCTGGAATTGATAACATCTACCTTCTGCCAGAATATTTTGGTAGATGTTGGAATGCCTATTCAACATAGAAATGTTTCGTACAATTGCCGTGTTGTGTTCTTCAATCGAAAAATCCTACTTATTAGGcctaaaatgcaaaattgcgaTGATGGATGCTATCGTGAAACACGTTGGTTTTCCATGTGGAAAAAAGCCTACACCACGGAAGATTTCTATTTGCCAAGGATGATTTCGGCGGTTACGGGACAACAAACAGTCCCTATTGGTGATGCTGTTATTGCCACAAAGGACACATGTATTGGCTATGAAATATGCGAGGAATTGTGGAATCCCAAGA GTACTCACATTGACATGTCCCTCTCGGGTGTGGAAATCATTGTGAACAGTTCAGGGAGTTACATGCAGCTTCGTAAGGCCTATGTGACAACGGACCTAATAAGGAATGCAACGTATAAAGCAGGAGGGGCTTATTTGTTCAGCAATTTGAGAGGGTGCGATGGTCAACGTGTTTACTTCAATGGATGCTCTGCTGTGGCGCTCAATGGGGAAATTATTGCGAGAGGAAAGCAATTTTCCCTTCAAGAAGTT GAAATAACTCTCGCTACAATTGATTTGGAGGACATCCGTTCATACAGAATGGCTCTTCGATCTCGAAGTGTCCTGGCAGCTTCAGCGCCTACTTATTTACGCATCAATGTGGACTTTGAGATGTCCAGTCACAACTGCATGAGCATCCCTACAAGTGTTCCTCTGCAGTGGAAATACCACTCTCCAGAAGAAGAGATTGCTCTGGGGCCAGCTTGTTGGCTCTGGGACTATCTTCGGAGATCTGGTCAGGGTGGATTCTTCCTGCCATTGAGTGGTGGTGTTGATTCAAGTAGCACTGCAGCGATTGTTCACTCAATGTGTCGCTTGGTTGTGAATTCCATTGAACATGGAGATATTCAGGTTGTGCACGATGTGAGGAAGATTTTGGGAGATCCTGAATACACACCTGACAATCCCCATGCCCTTTGCAATCGTCTCTTGGTCACTTGCTACATGGGCAGTGAGAATTCAAGTGCTGAGACAAAGCAGAGAGCTTCTGTTCTGGCAGATCAATTGGGCTCCTATCATCTCGATATTAACATTGATGGGGCTGTTAGTGCATTGATTGGGGTGTTTACCTTCGTGACTGGTATGACTCCCAAATTTCGGACTGAAGGTGGATGTCCGAGGCAGAATTTGGCTCTGCAGAACATTCAAGCGCGTATCCGAATGGTGTTGGCTTATCTCTTTGCTCAGTTGATGCTCTGGGTGAGGAATAGGCCAGGAGGACTTCTAGTACTGGGATCAGCCAATGTTGATGAGGCTCTGAGGGGGTATATGACCAAGTATGATTGCTCCAGTGCTGATATTAATCCCATTGGTGGAATCTCCAAAGCGGATCTCAGGAAATTTCTGCTCTACGTCCGACATCA ATTCAATCTGCCGATTATTGACGAGATAGTAACAGCTCCTCCAACAGCAGAGCTAGAGCCTCTTGTCAGTGGTCAATTGGCTCAAACGGATGAGCAGGATATGGGAATGACGTATGCAGAACTCAGTGAATATGGAAGATTGAGGAAGCAAGCTTACTGTGGCCCTTTTAGCATGTTCTGCAAACTGGTGGCCACTTGGGGCAATGCTTGCACTCCCGGCGAAGTTGCGGAAAAAGTAAAACACTTTTTCCGCTGCTATGCCATCAATCGTCACAAAATGACCGTTCTAACGCCTTCTTATCATGCTGAATCCTACAGTCCTGATGATAATCGCTTCGACCATCGGCCTTTTCTTTATCGCGCTAACTGGAGTTGGCAGTTCAAGGCAATTGACGAAGAG cTGGAAAGAATCCTGGCTCACAATGTACAAAATCCAAATATTCCATCGTCAAATCCTGAACAGAGTCGTGATAGTAATCAGAGCACCAAACAAAATATTAGTCGCAAATCTTCCCATCGTGATTCCAAACATGATTCTTCAACTTCTCTCGACAATAAACACCGATCCAGTCACACGAAACTCAATGTGAATGTGATGGGCAAAATTAGGGACCGAAGCGGAATTCCAGT